The following proteins are encoded in a genomic region of Colletotrichum higginsianum IMI 349063 chromosome 9, whole genome shotgun sequence:
- a CDS encoding Major facilitator superfamily transporter, which produces MPDSGHAPTRLPAGSGITVRPWRTHLFFVIFSSASLDLVRGQLSRIPAGSRSPMRAKDLICGHSCLHHLYSETLTTTSMFGPLESNGAGHAPSVDVKSFVREANSGDATADESFAEEHKDGTGNTASDINTTDSLDVGRPQSDGKLRASLVRKFDHRLVPAMFLAHLLFFLDKSNIALARINGLERDLGLSGNQFNTALAMFFLLNVLFNIPGNLALRRVGGAIWLPSLITAWGLVTAFSGFITSFTGLCVTRALLGLTESSFLGGVLIYLGFFYTADELILRVGLFYSSTALAGFLGGLMAAGFGQIKVSGYMGWPWIFFIEGSLTVVLGLGLLLILPHTPADAKFLTPSERELAIQRTQAQDRWHYLDTPRPVDVDPEAVGGVRAGEEAFVNKDPLTWVTVKRAIFNVITMTMAVGAFFSIQAIYSFAMFLPTIIATMGYKSLKASLMTAPPNLAALVFTISISLWSRRSGKTALPLNVCSLTGILGYTLLIIGAKVGPRPLFLDADVQYAGTFLVAMSVNATPPLALTWMSINASPHYVRAIALGFLLSIGNAASFLASFTYIKTEAPGYLKGHSINLGCLAGLLLIGILLPLYMKRENRQREQGRRDYRLEESQRNGLSAAEHEFRLGWMHPGFRFKV; this is translated from the exons ATGCCCGACAGCGGCCATGCGCCTACCCGTCTTCCCGCTGGCTCTGGAATAACAGTGCGACCATGGCGGACG CACCTCTTCTTTGTGATATTCTCCTCCGCTTCCCTCGATCTTGTCCGTGGCCAGCTTTCACGAATTCCAGCTGGATCAAGATCACCTATGAGAGCAAAAGATCTAATCTGTGGCCATTCTTGTCTACACCATCTGTATTCTGAGACTCTGACAACAACCAGCATGTTCGGTCCCCTCGAGTCCAACGGCGCCGGACACGCCCCGTCGGTTGACGTCAAGTCTTTCGTCCGCGAAGCTAATAGTGGTGATGCCACCGCGGACGAGTCCTTTGCGGAAGAGCACAAAGACGGAACCGGCAACACGGCCAGcgacatcaacaccaccgacTCCCTCGACGTAGGGCGGCCCCAGAGCGACGGGAAGCTCCGGGCCTCTCTCGTCCGCAAGTTCGACCACCGGCTCGTCCCCGCCATGTTCCTGGCCCacctgctcttcttcctcgacaagagcaacatcgccctcgcccgcaTCAACGGTCTCGAACGAGACCTCGGGCTGTCCGGCAACCAGTTCAACACGGCCCTGGCCATGttcttcctcctcaacgTCTTGTTCAACATCCCCGGCAACCTGGCCCTTCGCCGCGTCGGCGGTGCCATCTGGCTCCCATCCCTGATCACGGCGTGGGGTCTCGTCACGGCTTTTAGCGGCTTTATCACGAGCTTCACGGGGCTCTGCGTCACGCGCGCGCTCCTGGGCCTGACCGAGAGCTCGTTCCTGGGCGGCGTCTTGATCTACCTCGGCTTCTTCTAtaccgccgacgagctcatCCTCCGCGTCGGGCTCTTCTACTCGAgcaccgccctcgccggcttcTTGGGCGGCCTGATGGCCGCCGGCTTCGGGCAGATCAAGGTCTCCGGCTACATGGGCTGGCCTTggatcttcttcatcgaAGGAAGCTTGACGGTCGTCCTTGGactcggcctgctgctcaTACTACCGCACACGCCCGCGGATGCGAAGTTTTTGACGCCTTCCGAGAGGGAACTCGCTATCCAGCGCACGCAGGCTCAAGACCGATGGCACTACCTAGACACTCCTCggcccgtcgacgtcgatcCAGAGGCAGTAGGAGGCGTACGAGCCGGTGAAGAAGCCTTCGTTAACAAGGACCCGCTCACCTGGGTCACGGTAAAGAGGGCCATATTCAACGTCATCACGATGACCATGGCGGTCGGCGCGTTCTTCTCCATCCAAGCCATCTACAGCTTCGCCATGTTCCTGcccaccatcatcgccacgATGGGGTACAAGTCTCTCAAGGCGTCGTTGATGACAGCACCGCCGAacttggcggcgttggtCTTCACCATCAGCATAAGTCTCTGGAGCCGGCGGTCCGGGAAGACGGCGTTGCCGCTGAACGTCTGCAGCCTCACGGGAATTCTGGGATACACGCTGCTCATCATCGGTGCGAAGGTAGGACCGCGCCCCTTGTTCTTGGATGCCGACGTCCAATATGCCGGGACGTTTCTGGTCGCCATGTCGGTCAACGCAACACCCCCATTGGCCCTTACCTGGATGAGCATCAACGCGTCGCCGCACTATGTCCGCGCAATCGCTTTGGGGTTCCTCCTGTCGATCGGCAACGCGGCTTCGTTCCTTGCTTCTTTTACGTATATCAAGACCGAGGCACCGGG ATACTTGAAGGGACACTCCATCAATCTCGGGTGCCTCGCGGGGCTTCTACTCATCGGCATCTTGCTGCCTTTGTACATGAAGCGGGAGAATCGGCAGCGAGAGCAAGGCAGACGAGATTACAGACTAGAGGAAAGCCAAAGGAACGGCCTTTCGGCGGCAGAGCACGAGTTCCGGCTGGGGTGGATGCACCCGGGTTTCCGATTCAAGGTCTAG
- a CDS encoding major facilitator superfamily transporter, with product MPGHGLLFFIPGNPGLVDYYTDFFDALKARIGWADGHIHVHGRDLFGFRDDSHKPFTKDNPPYDVERQIELVFDHLASLRRTDSSRNAPGKKGEPYDFVVLAGHSVGSYIALEIFHRHIKDPSRAPHLRLQAGMLLFPTVTHMAQSPSGKRLELIRTTPFLDNTAHVIAQRFLDLCPAGALRWFVGAVLGFGAKAADVTTRFLKSRDGVWQAIHMGKDEMKVITEEKWDKELWEVEEEDVAAGSSSGRRAAAAAAPRFFFFFGKKDHWVGDHFRDHFIRAREKHIENGWARVEIDDIGLPHAFCTTEKNSEVIAGKVADWLKEVWDAMAQSAAPS from the coding sequence ATGCCCGGACACGGCCTCCTGTTCTTCATCCCCGGCAACCCAGGGCTCGTCGACTACTACACCGACTTCTTCGACGCGCTCAAGGCCCGCATCGGCTGGGCCGACGGCCACATCCACGTCCACGGCCGCGATCTCTTTGGCTTCCGCGACGACAGCCACAAGCCCTTCACCAAGGACAACCCGCCCTACGACGTCGAGCGCCAGATCGAGCTCGTCTTCGACCACCTGGCGTCTCTGAGGCGGACCGACTCGTCGCGGAACGCGCccggcaagaagggcgagcCGTATGACTTCGTCGTGCTGGCGGGCCACTCGGTGGGCAGCTACATCGCCCTCGAGATCTTTCACCGCCACATCAAGGACCCGTCGCGCGCACCTCACCTCAGGCTGCAGGCCGGCATGCTCCTCTTTCCAACCGTCACGCACATGGCCCAGTCGCCGAGCGGGAAGCGACTGGAGCTCATCCGCACCACGCCGTTTCTCGACAACACGGCGCACGTCATCGCCCAGCGGTTTCTGGACCTGTGTCCGGCGGGGGCGCTCCGCTGgttcgtcggcgccgtacTCGGGTTCGGtgccaaggccgccgacgtcaCGACCAGGTTCCTCAAGAGCAGGGACGGCGTGTGGCAGGCCATCCACATGGGCAAAGATGAGATGAAGGTCATCACCGAGGAAAAGTGGGACAAGGAGCTCTGGGAggtcgaagaggaagacgtgGCGGCCGGCAGTAGCAGCGGTAggagggcggccgcggccgccgcgccgaggttctttttcttcttcggcaaAAAGGACCACTGGGTTGGCGACCATTTCAGGGATCATTTCATCAGAGCCCGAGAGAAGCACATCGAGAACGGATGGGCACGTGTCGAGATTGACGACATCGGGCTTCCCCACGCCTTCTGCACAACCGAGAAGAACAGCGAAGTCATTGCCGGCAAGGTGGCGGACTGGCTCAAGGAGGTTTGGGACGCCATGGCACAGTCAGCGGCACCATCATGA
- a CDS encoding Pectate lyase B: MKFSAVSFMAALAAASPTNTINARNELALRQAAEACNIGYCTQNGGTTGGAGGTSVTVKTVEELVAAAKQEGPLTIVISGAISGSAKVRVSSDKTIIGEKGSSLTNVGLYVRRVKNVIIRNLKIGGVKASNGDAIGIDESTNVWVDHCDLSGDLSGGKDDLDGLLDVSHGADWITVSNVYFHDHWKGSLVGHSDSNAGEDTGKLHVTYANNHWFNINSRAPLVRFGTVHVVNSYYSKLLLTGVNTRMGAQVLVQSSAFANCPAEAIFFADSKQTGYAVADDVDLGGSKNLAPQGTLTADKLPYKIAAIGSSKVASTIPGTAGQKL, from the exons ATGAAGTTCTCCGCCGTTTCCTTCATGGCCGCCCTGGCTGCGGCGTCgcccaccaacaccatcaacgCCCGCAACGAGCTCGCCCTTCGCCAGGCTGCCGAGGCTTGCAACATCGGTTACTGCACCCAGAACGGCGGCACCACCGGTGGTGCCGGCGGTACCAGCGTCACCGTCAagaccgtcgaggagctcgtcgccgctgctAAGCAGGAGGGCCCCCTTACCATTGTCATCTCTGGTGCCATCTCGGGCAGCGCCAAGGTCCGCGTCTCTTCCGACAAGACCATCATCGGAGAGAAGGGCAGCT CCCTGACTAACGTCGGTCTCTACGTCCGCCGGGTCAAGAACGTCATCATCCGCAACCTCAAGATTGGCGGTGTCAAGGCCTCCAACGGCgacgccatcggcatcgacgagtCCACCAACGTCTGGGTGGACCACTGCGACCTGTCCGGTGACCtgagcggcggcaaggacgaCCTTGATGGTCTCCTCGACGTTTCCCACGGTGCCGACTGGATCACTGTCTCCAACGTCTACTTCCACGACCAC TGGAAGGGTTCTCTGGTTGGTCACTCCGACAGCAACGCCGGGGAGGACACGGGCAAGCTCCACGTCACCTACGCCAACAACCACTGGTTCAACATCAACTCTCGCGCTCCCCTCGTCCGCTTCGGAACTGTTCACGTCGTCAACTCCTACTACTCGAAACTCTTGCTCACAGGCGTGAATACGAGGATGGGCGCCCAGGTTTTGGTCCAGAGCTCCGCATTTGCCAACTGCCCTGCTGAGGCCATCTTCTTTGCCGACTCAAAGCAGACTGGATACGCTGTTGCTGACGATGTCGACCTTGGCGGCTCCAAGAACCTTGCTCCTCAGGGAACGCTTACCGCGGACAAGCTCCCCTACAAGATTGCTGCCATCGGCTCCAGCAAGGTCGCCAGCACCATCCCCGGCACCGCTGGCCAGAAGCTGTAA
- a CDS encoding Major facilitator superfamily transporter: MSQTATETRSVAHQQHTPFGPEAYELGRLSSSHGRSLGDISPKRDGLEEHQASDVPDDSPPPHAHGALERWNSPKGNVGRLGFAFFSFIIAGMNDAAVGLETYYDLSYTVVSLIFLTPFAGYSVAAFTNARIHQKFGQRGVAIMAPLCHIITYVVLALHPPYPVLVVANAISGFGNGLTDACFCAWIGAMDQANTIQGFLHSSYSVGALISPLIATSMVVTAQLPWYNYYYVMVGAAVLELVGLVITFWPKTGAVYRAEHAHENEGQGGAGTRVALKSKVTWLCSLFFFAYMGVEVGLGGWIVTFMLRVRKASAYASGVSATGFWAGQALGRACLGFVTERFGERLCISIYLVICIALQLLFWLVPQFVVSAIAVAFLGFFLGPLFPGAVMMTAKLLPKHIHVSAIGFAMAIGGTGGTVFPFIIGAIATSRGVSVLQPIVLSLIAVVIIVWLCFPRIQKKD, translated from the exons ATGTCGCAGaccgccaccgagacgcGTTCCGTGGCGCATCAGCAGCATACGCCGTTCGGGCCCGAGGCGTACGAGCTCGGCCGTCTGAGTTCCAGCCACGGCCGCTCGCTCGGCGACATCTCGCCGAAGCgggacggcctcgaggaacaTCAGGCGTCGGACGTCCCGGACGAcagtccgccgccgcacgcccACGGGGCCCTCGAGCGATGGAACTCGCCCAAGGGCAACGTCGGCAGGCTGGGgttcgccttcttctccttcatcatcgccggcatgaacgatgccgccgtcggt CTCGAAACCTACTATGACCTCAGCTACACCGTCGTCTCGCTCATCTTCCTGACGCCCTTCGCCGGCTACTCggtcgccgccttcaccaACGCCAGGATCCACCAAAAGTTCGGCCAGCGGGGCGtcgccatcatggcgccCCTGTGCCACATCATCACCtacgtcgtcctcgccctgcaCCCCCCTTACCCGGTGCTCGTCGTGGCCAACGCCATCAGCGGCTTCGGCAACGGCCTGACGGACGCCTGCTTCTGCGCCTGGATCGGCGCCATGGACCaggccaacaccatccaGGGCTTCCTGCACTCCTCCTActccgtcggcgccctcatTTCCCCGCTGATCGCCACGTCCATGGTGGTCACCGCCCAGCTTCCCTGGTACAACTACTACTATGTCATG GTCGGCGCAGCTGTTCTCGAACTCGTCGGTCTGGTCATCACCTTCTGGCCAAAGACGGGCGCCGTGTACCGCGCCGAGCACGCCCACGAGAacgagggccaggggggCGCCGGCACCCGAGTCGCGCTCAAGTCCAAGGTCACCTGGCTTTGCTCTctgttcttcttcgcctACATGGGTGTTGAAG tcggcctcggtggctGGATCGTCACTTTTATGCTTCGAGTCCGCAAAGCGTCCGCCTACGCTTCTGGTGTTTCCGCCACGGGCTTCTGGGCCGGACAAGCCCTCGGCCGCGCTTGTCTGGGCTTCGTGACCGAGAGGTTCGGCGAGAGGCTCTGCATCAGCATCTACCTCGTCATCTGCATCGCCCTCCAGCTCCTCTTCTGGCTCGTCCCGCAGTTCGTCGTCTCGGCCATCGCCGTTGCcttcctcggcttcttcttgggcccGTTGTTCCCCGGGGCTGTCATGATGACGGCCAAGCTTCTGCCGAAGCACATTCACGTCAGCGCAATCGGCTTCGCCATGGCCATTGGAGGTACGGGAGGAACCGTCTTCCCGTTCATCATCGGTGCCATTGCGACCAGCAGAGGTGTCAGCGTGCTCCAGCCCATCGTTTTGTCGCTCATTGCCGTGGTTATCATTGTCTGGCTCTGCTTCCCACGGATCCAAAAGAAGGACTAG
- a CDS encoding Major facilitator superfamily transporter, which yields MDPNRLPPQQQSQRPPRPDLKRGVLGSLTAASAAAYNFLAHDFEYVPDRYLDEKAHPTRSSRAGSSIRLGHARGRNDYPLRPPPVRKRTWQTQGNGALASKFSEESLSNPYDEARGGRDRDPFDDANAVEDQPEQEREADDEPFSVFSRNQKWSIIVIIGLAGLFSGLSSNIYNPSLDAISRELGVTASQVSLTITSYLIMQAVTPLFWGPMSDTLGRRPTYIASFAVYIVGNVALSFSPNYAVLLIFRGVQAAGSASTVSIGNGVMQDIAPNSERGAFIAFYQAIRNFSTAIGPVLGGALANSLGFRSVFVFLLIASSLILIAVLVYLPETMRTIAGNGSLRLTGIYKPLYRYVSKEPKYMQDPEGPLNRQKITFFTFLRPFRLFKEKDLVINLVWGGVIYAIWNMITTSTTPLFKASFGLSELLLGVAFIPNGLGTIVGSVIAGKILTRDYKAVETKFKETHNIPYDEELSSKEIPPDFPLEQARLQRLPWFVALFVASTAGYGFSLAYPTMTARPGWIALPLTMQFLIAAAANGIFALNQTIISDLCPGQGASATAVNNLVRCGLAALGVAFAEQMLNAVGPGTAFLALGMAVIAVSPIQVVNQFWGPKWRAQRECRRSKVSVTDQDRQKA from the exons ATGGATCCTAACCGGCTGCCACCGCAGCAACAATCCCAGAGGCCGCCCAGACCAGATCTCAAGAGAGGGGTTCTCGGGAGTCTGACGGCTGCATCAGCTGCAGCCTACAACTTTCTCGCCCACGACTTTGAATATGTGCCGGACCGCTATCTAGACGAAAAGGCCCATCCCACCCGGTCATCTCGGGCCGGCTCCAGCATCCGGCTGGGACACGCGCGCGGCCGCAACGACTACCCCCTCAGGCCACCGCCTGTCCGCAAGAGGACGTGGCAGACGCAAGGCAACGGCGCGCTCGCCAGCAAGTTCTCGGAGGAGTCCCTTTCCAACCCGTACGATGAGGCCCGCGGAGGCCGCGACAGAGACCCgttcgacgacgccaacgcGGTTGAGGATCAGCCTGAGCAGGAAAGGGAAGCGGACGATGAAcccttctccgtcttctccagGAATCAGAAGTGgtccatcatcgtcatcatcgggCTGGCCGGTCTCTTTTCCGGCCTGTCCTCCAACATTTACAACCCGTCACTAGATGCCATTTCGAGG GAGCTGGGAGTCACCGCATCGCAGGTCTCTCTCACCATAACCTCATACTTGATCATGCAGGCCGTGACGCCGCTGTTCTGGGGTCCCATGTCAGACACCCTgggccggcggccgacgtACATTGCGTCGTTTGCAGTCTACATTGTCGGGAACGTAGCCTTGAGCTTCTCTCCCAACTACGCCGTGCTGCTCATCTTCCGGGGAGTTCAAGCTGCAGGGAGCGCCTCAACAGTCAGCATCG GCAACGGTGTCATGCAGGACATAGCTCCAAACTCGGAGAGGGGGGCTTTCATTGCCTTTTATCAAGCTA TTCGCAACTTCAGCACGGCAATCGGCCCAGTCCTAGGCGGCGCCCTGGCCAACTCTCTTGGCTTCCGATCagtcttcgtcttcctgtTGATAGCCTCGtccctcatcctcatcgccgtTCTCGTCTATCTGCCAGAGACCATGCGAACGATCGCCGGAAACGGCTCGCTGCGCTTGACGGGCATCTACAAGCCGCTCTATCGATACGTTTCGAAGGAACCCAAGTACATGCAGGACCCGGAAGGCCCGCTCAACCGGCAGAAAATCACCTTCTTCACCTTCTTGAGGCCGTTTAGGCTGTTCAAGGAAAAGGATCTCGTCATCAACCTCGTCTGGGGTGGAGTCATTTACGCCATCTGGAACATGATCACGACTAGCACAACACCATTGTTTAAAGCAAGCTTTGGCCTCagcgagctcctcctcggcgtggCATTTATTCCCAATG GCCTCGGGACGATTGTCGGCTCAGTCATTGCCGGGAAGATCTTGACCCGAGACtacaaggccgtcgagaccAAGTTCAAGGAAACACACAACATACCCTACGACGAGGAGTTGTCGTCAAAGGAAATCCCACCCGACTTCCCGCTGGAGCAGGCCCGCCTGCAACGTCTGCCGTGGTTCGTCGCCCTGTTCGTCGCCTCGACCGCCGGCTACGGCTTCTCGCTGGCGTATCCCACCATGACGGCCCGGCCCGGGTGGATCGCATTGCCTCTTACCATGCAGTTCCTCATCGCAGCTGCGGCCAACGGCATCTTCGCCCTCAACCAAACCATTATATCGGATCTGTGTCCCGGACAAGGAGCGAGCGCGACAGCCGTCAACAACCTGGTCCGCTGCGGCCTGGCGGCTCTCGGTGTGGCGTTTGCAGAGCAGATGCTCAACGCCGTCGGTCCCGGTACGGCCTTCCTGGCCCTGGGGATGGCCGTCATAGCCGTCTCGCCGATCCAGGTGGTCAACCAGTTCTGGGGGCCCAAGTGGCGTGCACAGAGGGAGTGCAGGAGGTCCAAGGTGAGCGTGACGGACCAAGATCGGCAGAAAGCTTAG